DNA from Xiphias gladius isolate SHS-SW01 ecotype Sanya breed wild chromosome 9, ASM1685928v1, whole genome shotgun sequence:
ACTGAGAGGGTGGAAGGGGCCAAGAGCTGAGTCATGACAGCCCCGTTAACCACTGTTTTGTAGAAATAATCTGACTGGGGGAAGTGAATGAGTAACGCTCTTTCTTGCTTCAGCAGATACTGTCGTGACGCCCCGGAGCGATAAGCTACCGACCCTCAGCTGCTCAGCGAGTCAGTTGTCCACGGTCGTGTTTGGCAGCATCCGGGCGTCCATGTGTGTAGCCGTTCGGGTGAAAAAGCAGGGTGTTGCTGATGAAATGCCAGTGTGCTCGGTCAGCTTGGCCAGGATAAATAAGTAATGGTACAGCTTTGAACGTCACAGTAAATATCAGAGGTAACACATACTCAACCCTTTTTGTTGATGATTTTAGAGTTTAGTCATTCAGAGTTTCAAACTCttgatacttttatttttcactcagGCAAACATAGACACTTCAGGGGCACTGGTAgaaattcaaaaacacatcCCTGTCAAGCTCTGACTGCTCATGGATGCCTTTGATTACTCCATGTGGACTCTACCCAGGGCTACTGAAAACTAAATCCATCAGCTATAAccttattattttaaattaaccaAAACTGCCTCCTCAAACCTTCCTAAAAAATGGAACATGAGGAGAATTAAAATGCATATTAAATGACAGATTAGCAATAGTCAGGTGCCTATTTCTACAGcacactgaaacagttttttttgctgtgatcATGCTTCCTGTTCATAGTAGCCGATAAGAAGTCCTTTACAATGGTAGTTGGTGGAAACAcgaattaatttgaattttcttttgtcGATTTTCTTggaatttggttaaaatttgcaatacatttggatggaaaccttGATACTGTCAggtggaaacacaaagagagaatttcacagtaaaaacacaataactCTGGAAGATTCCCACTTGTTTAGATAAAATGAGGCTCCCGAAGGctcatattaacttcagataCACTTGAAAGATATTGTAGAacatatttttgcacaaaacaagacTGACTTTCTCTCCCATCACTTTAATTCAAAGCATGCTAGGCAGGGATCTTTTAATGTCCAGTATTAATAGGatgaatgattacagcaagcaaaactGTTTCAATGCACATATGGGCGTGAGGGTATTATTTCAAGACAGACTTGAGAAAATGTGAACCTTTCCTTTAAACTTGGGCAGTACCATCATCATGGCTGGATTAAGCTGTTAGGGGGGCCCTAGGCAAAAATGAGCTGCTGGGCCCCCATTAtaggtaccctgtggagtttttaatCACTAGTAACACTATGGAGCAATGTGAatgggtccctgttttgtttgttctcaaATGCACACGAGCGCACAGGTAAAGCGATACACAattctgtcagttgtttcaCTGTTCCCCTGATCCGAGAAATGTGACAATGCACCAGCAACGGCAGGGAAGAAGACTACTGCCAGCTAGTAATCATGGAcgtaataaattaataaataaaatctgctttggaaatattttatgaGGAAATTGATTCCTTGTCCGGGACTAGTACACGGCCCTATGTTTTGCTGTGCGGTAATCGAATTAATCCCATATTACTGTAATTTCAGACAATGCACAATAACAGCAAAATATCATCTGAAATAATGAAGGTCTGAAAACTAGATTTTGATGAAGGCCCCCTCTTTAGGACAGGGCCACAAGATCACCTGAATCATGCTTGTGGATACCGTGATACTTTTAGTGGTGTGTGTTCCCGTATTCCCGAACCAGgttacaattaatcaaattaccataAATCAATTGCCACACCAAAAGCTTTTAGGGGCCCCATGGGGCTCCAGGGGGGGTGTGGGCACTCTGAGGGTTGCCCGCCCTGCCCGATTGGTAATCCAGCCGTAGCCAACATAAATAGTAGGCTacagtttgtgatttttcttttttttttccccctctccttcacatattaatattatcattgtGATCATTCATCTTGTGGAAGCGTTTGGGTAATGTAATGCAGCGCTCAGCTCTCTCCACAAGAGGTCAGTTAAGTGAAGTGCTGAACAGAAACTGACACCAGAAAGAGTAAAAGTTAAAGTCAGCACTTGCTCAAGGAAATATGGAAGAAGAACAATAATATCGAAATATTGATGAATATACTGGATTTAGCCCAAAAAACAAAGGTGAGCAGCAAATGATGCTAATGAAGATTTAgaacttgatttattttgatttagcTTGACTAGCACTAGCTAACATCAGTTTAAATAAACTAGATAGTCATTACTGTACATCGCCTATTCTGTTATCATGTCACTAGCTCTGTTGCTTTCTATTGCAGTTgaattttattgtctttttagtATATAATTCCCTGTTTGAGTTTCAATGGAAAGTGTTTCtttgttgagctgcagtggagggatcgtaacaaaaagagggaaatttgTGCTAAAAAGGCTTTAACTTTGAAAGATATCCAGTTGATTCGTCTAACTCAGACTTCTGAAGTCTCATATTAAgctttgaatacatttttgcacggaaagaggactgtggattttgtcccccattaTTTACACTGAAAGTGCATCAAGAGGGGATCTGTTAATAAGCAGTATGAGCAAGAGGAATGATTACAGAACGCAAGATCTGTCTGAACATTCATATGGGTAGCTGACTATTGTTTtcagacagacttgaaaaactgtgaacctaACCTTTAATGTTACATACAGACTTTACTGTGTAGTTTAATTTACTGGAAGCACTCTAGAGATCcatgtttattgatttttccaGGATTTACGAAAAAAacccactttggtccaaactgatATTGGTAAAACTGGCGCAGCATAAAATGGACTTTGCCTCCACCATCTGTTCGGCAGGCAAAGCTGCAGCATGTAAGACTGGTACAGGAAAAACAGCACTTTGACCCCATAAGGATTGCAATTGTTCACTGCACTGGTGCTTTAAAATGGTTGATCCCACACTCACGAGAAATCCGTTgcattataataatataaaaactaTAGCAATTCTGTGGTCGATGGAGAACACTGAGTAACAGAACTGTGTGGAgactgaaatggaaagaaacacaaacagtaaatgCTCTGTGAAGTACCGCCATTTAATTGGGATGGATGTTTGTatcctttatgtttttgtctctctctctatatacaGAGACGTATATAAAGAGTTTTGTCCTGAAGACAAATGTAACTCctggaaaacaaaattataacaAATCATAATACTTCTAATAAGACGGTGAACTTAAACTTTGTTAACCAGTCCAAGTCAAACCAGCTCTGTTTCTATTGACGAGGTTCTTGGTGCTCCTAAATGTATTTCGTTTCATTAATTAATTCtaacttcttgtttttttttgtcacggTCAGTTCACAGCTCTTAAGAAATTCATCTACTGACTGTTTCCTCGCTGAGAGTTAAGAATGACAGCACCtgtgcaaattgaaaaaatggatgaaagatCACCTGCATCGGCTGAATGAAGACGAGCTGAAGAGATTTCAGTGGTGCTCGGCcctgaatgagagagagggatcCCGACCCATCCCGACGTCCCAGCTGCAGAACGCTACCAGAGAGGAAACTTTGGACAAACTGGTGCAGGTTTTTGGGAGAGATGGTGCTGTGGAGACTATAGTGGACATTCTCTTGAGAATGAATCATAATGAACTTGCATTACAGTTACCTGAAGGTAAAAATATCATAGTATGGAAGTTTCCTGCCTGCATGGTAACATATGAGCAGTTTGAACAGccatgttttacatattttttttaaggataatGCTTTATCGATCCATTTGTACTGTCCAATTTATTGTCTTGTTGTAACTAGTTGTTTTCTAATTGTGTCACAGTCTGCAACTGATGCCCTGAGCTTTATGTGGAATCACAAAAGAGaatgaatgtttgtttatttgatttgcTGCCAAATAGGCCAGCGGAACAGCTGTTGTATGAGCCACTGTGCTCTGCTgcgagagagacacagagattCAACTGTCACTCATGGTATTTCTTGTCCAATTGGCTCACTTAATTTCACTGGGCCTGTGGTGCTGCAGTGTGGCCACAGCTTCTCTGGGACCTGCGTGCACAACCAATGGATGGGTAAAAACTCTCGGAAAAGCCCACTTTGTCTGCAATTCATGCATGACAGTGAACGTCCGATTAATTTTGCTCTGAAGAATGTAAGCGAAAACTACAGACAGAGAAGTCAGGCTGATTAACTTAAATTTTGGTCTGTGagcaaatacctgaaaaactaatgacagtcCCATGAGCCTCGGCTGTACTTTGTGGTTAGtactaattaacaaatgttaccaTGCTCACAGGCTAAACTATGATGGTGAACATGCTAAGCATTATACCTGCCAAACATCAGCaggttagcattgtcattgtgaacattttaGCCTGCTATCGTCAGCATTTAGcacaaagcactgctgtgcctaagcgCTGCCTCGCAGCTGCTAGCTTGGCCGTAGACTCACCTTGTTTATGTTACTGATTCTAAAATACTACTTACTAAatctatttttccatttaaacaaCTACTTTAATTACACAGTattgtatttatactgtatatgctgtcAGCTTTTTCATGTCCAGTTGGGAAGAATGACAAATGTGGTACTGGTCAATGTGGTGAACAAACATTTATAttcttgtgcatttttgtgtttctgataTAAATAGCAGCTATAGAAAGAGGAGGGTTATGGGGGGACTAAGGTTACTTTCTGGGCCACTTCATTAGTCTTGGGTTTGATTATGCACAAAATAATTTCCAGTGGTATTACTGATTGACTTACACATGCTGGATCCAGTGCtcaggtttttcttcttcaagtGAGATTTTTATTTCAGACTTCAAGGAACATCAAAGAGAAGCATGAAGCTTTTGAAAGAGTCAAACTGTACTGCGATTCATCAATTAAGCACATCAAGGTTTGTCAGCACTTTTGAATTTGATCAGTCAAGTCTTAAACACGGTAATAAGTAGAGAGGATGACCTCTTGTTCTTACGATGACCCACAGACTCAGAGCCGCGACACAgagaagaagatggaggaggactTTGAGAAGCTTCATCtcaacagagaggaagaagccAGAATAGTGGCATTAAGAGAAGAAGATACTCATAAGATTCGTGTGATGCAGATGATCGCAGAGATGAGCAGAGACACGTTCTCGCTCTCTGACACTGTAAAAGACACGGAAGACTTAGGGGCTGACTACTCATTCATACAGGTACTAGTTCAAATTCAGGAAAGGTCTGATTCAATGTGATCCGAAGACTAATGAtgcatttcttgttttgtttgcagaCATTTGCAAAGGATAAATACAGAATTTTTTCAACGATTCTCACATACCTGTATAGAGATCTGAAGTCATGTCCAGTCAGGCCTCTGTTCCACTAACTTCAGTAGCTCAATGCAatctttcattcacttttttttttggtctttgtgaaaaaacaaagcacgTTCCTCTGGATTTCTTtccatattctaagacaaaCGGTGACACTTAGCCCTTGAACGTCTAGGGCTTATGGAAAACGGTGTTTGTTAAACGCcactaaaaacataaatattgacGAAACAAGGCTGGTTATTAGCAGTGTTAGAAATGTGAATGgaattttgaatgaggtttcATGTGCTTTCTTTATTAGTACAAAAGAGGGATCTCTCCACAGCAATTACGGACACAAGGAAGGATTATTGAGACCAATAATTATTTCAACATACATATGTCCAgtgactattgttttaagacagacttaaaaaaatgcGAACGTATGCTTTAATCTCTTTAATTTGCTCCAGAGCTCAGAATGCACTGCCTGATCTACAGCTACTTCCACAAGCACTGCTAAATGTGTGCAAACATGTGGAAAACCTTCAGTTCAAACTGTGGTAGAAGATGAGGagcatcacaaaacacaacaagttTGGGGGCACATAAACCCTGAATTATTTCAAATTCTGCCTCTGGTCACGAAACtcaataaagaaatgttttcatcatGTCCTTATGTTTTATCTGTAGCCCCTGTGGTCATGGACCCCAACTCTTCATCTCCAtggctctctctgtctgatgatCTGACCATGGTGACAGTCACAGATACCTGGCAGCAGTGTGCTGGAAACCCAGAATGCAACACCAAGTGTCCACAGGTATTGGGCTGTGAAGGCTTTGACTCAGGAAAACACTGCTGGGAAGTGGCAGAAGGAAATCACACCAGATGGATACTGGGAGTTGCCAAAGAGGCCATagacaggaaggaggagaggtgtTCAACTCCACTAAATGGACCCTATACTATTATGAAAAGCAAGAGAAGGTATAAGATGTCATGGGTAACACCTATACAGTACAGGGAAGGcttattatgatgatgatgaagaagggGAGGAAGACGATGAAAATGGCAACGAAAGTTACTTATAGATCTGTGAGTCGAAGGTTTCTCTCACAGTGACGTAGTTGCAGGAAATGGCTGCAACAGACTCAGTAATGTATTGGAAACATATTAACTTACAGAATTACTGATCAAATTTTTAGAGCGGTTTATTTATCATCCTGTTATGTACAgtagtgttttttgtttttagccatgatAGCAGCGTGGCTCTAATAAATGCAAAActatttacattattacattagctATAATTTGTGCTTAGCTGTAATAGGCgattgttagcatgctaacatgctaaaccaagatggtgaacataTTAAATCAATGGTATACCTGCCAcacaacattattttaaatgaggAATATCagttttatcttaaaatatgtcaggttttggattttttcagacctttttttttttggcctttctGGATTTGTAGAAGTTACATGATTAAAAATTTTCGAGTCATTGACCTCGTTGTGGTACACTAATGTAAAATCCTGATATGTTGCTTGCTAGCACTTGCTTATATctcattcaaagaaaaaaatcttaaagcaCTGGTACTGTAGCACTAAACATGCCTTTAGTCATGTGATTGAAAGGAATACACTCCTAATTTTGGATGATATCTAGTTATTGTACACTTattgtaagttgctttggactAAAGTGTCTACCAAAtgattgtaatgtaatgtaaaaaaaaaatgtacacgataaaaatacaataaaaactgttattATTTGATGCCAGATCATTGTATTAACAAGATCAATGTATAGGTTTCCAATAAGGAAaatctaaatgtgtttttgctttttgttttaaacagtaGTTAATTTATTAGTAAATTAAACTCCTGCAGTTCATACAAGGACTTTGAAATTActgtgaaaacaggaaacaccAACTTCCTGTTATTTTTACTGTCACCGGGAAGAGGAAACTGTTTTGTATATCTGTGCAAAATACCCTTCTGCTTATGAGCAGACGCTGTCAGTGTGTGATTCCGATGGCAATCACAGTTGTTACCTAAACCGCTATTGAAGCAGGTAAGCGTTTGCTTCATGTTTTGATCTGTTGCATATCAGTAGCCTTGACTAAACATAGTCATCCTGAAAGAATGCTGTTTATTCTTTAATGTATATCGTGTGACCAGCTATCTGATCCTCTGGAAGAAATTGACTGAAACTTGTTCAGGAAAGTCTTCCTCTCATTTCCACCGATGAGGAGTGTCAACTGACAGAAGCCATGTAAGGATGAAGGACCTGATGTAAGAAAAAATGGACCAAAAGAGCGTCGGTGATAAAACAGACGAGGTCTCTGGAGGTAAGGATGTCAAATTAAGAATAAAAGTTCATATTGCAAGGAATTGGACCCAGTAACATAGATCATTAACAGAAAAACCGGCGCCAAGTAAGAGTCCActtccaaaactgttttttgcTCTACTCACTTTacttcaaattattttatagCAAAGTGATGAAATTGAGTTTTGTGGTTTCTCTTAGGATCCGTCCCGTCTATTCAGGCTGTGGCTCCTCATTTCCATCCCAGCTTCATTGCTCAGAGTGGAAGCAATGTGATCGCTCCCTCCATTATTGGCTCTAACATTGGAAACATAAACATCAATATTACCTCAACGGACCAAGGTAGATATATTAGATGCGAAAGTAACTGAAACTGAGGTTTGGGCTCTGCTgatcttttttcttcactttcagGGTCTATTGTTTCATCAAAGGAAGTACTGAACCATGACACTGAAGACAGCTGTGGGGCTCTGCAGCTCGAGAGTGAGTATTTCTTACAACCCATTAACTTATCACATTAAAGAATTTGACATATTGACAGAACCTTGattcttgaaaaattaaataacctTTGAATGCATTTTCTCCTTCAGACAAGGTTGCAGAAtgtcaacagaaactgaaagctTCTCTGAAGAGGAAGTTCAGCCACATGCTTGAAGAGATGACAACAGAGGCAAACAAAATACCCCTCAATAAAATCTACACAGAGCTCTACGTCACTGTGGGAGGAAGTGCTGAAGTCAATAAGGAACATGAAGTGAGACAGATTGAGACAGCATCCAGGATACATGTGGCCCAGGAGAAATCAATCCACTGCAATCAACTCTTTGTTCCTCTACCAGGACGAGACCACCACATAAGAACTGTGATCACAATGGGAGTCGCTGGCATCGGAAAAACAGTATCTGTCGGTAAATTCACTCTAGACTGGGCTGAGGAGAAAGCAAACACCAACCTGGAATttgtattccctctctctttccgaGAGCTGAATGTAATGGCAAAGAAAACCTTCAGTCTAGTGGAGCTTCTCGGTGTCTTTTTccctgaaacaaaaaacacaggaatCTTAACTaatggtaaaaacaaaatgctcttCATCCTGGATGGTCTGGATGAGAGCCGTCTTTCTATGGACTTCcacaaaagtgaaataatgtCCGATGTGACATATCCAACCACAGTTGCTGTGCTCCTGACAAACCTCATCAGGGGAAGACTGCTTCCTTTGAGTCTTGTTTGGATAACATCTCGCCCAGTAGCTTCCAGTCAGATCCCTGCGGAGTACATTGATCGAGTGACTGAGGTTCGAGGGTTCAACAACCCGCAAAAAGACGAGTACTTCAGGAAGAAAATTGGTGACGAGAGCTTAGCAGACAGGGTTATCATGCATGTGAAATCCTGCAGGAGTCTTCACATCATGTGCCACATACCAGTCTTCTGCTGGATGGCAGCGAGTGTTCTTGAGAAGAAGCTGGCAACAATAGACAGTAAAGACACGCCAAAGACTCTCACTGAAATGTACATATACTTCTTGTCTTTGTATGTGGAGAACATGGAGAAGAGGTTGCCTGGAAGAAGAGAATCAAACGCTGATTGCTTGAGAACTAACCTCATCTCATTAGGTAAACTCGCCTTCAAAGAGCTTGAGAAGGGCCACTTGATCTTCTATGAGAGGGACCTCATCCTAAATGGTATAAACGTCACAGAGGCATCTATGTTTTCAGGAGTCTACACACAGATCTTCAGTGAGGAGCTGACACTGTGCAAGGAGAAGATGTTCTGCTTTGTGCACCTGAGTGTTCAGGAATTCTTTGCTGCACTTTATGTCTTCCTCACGTTCAACAATGACAACATCAATGTCTTGGTAAAGAAGTCATCTGCTTCGAGACGTTTCCTATTCAGAGACTCTTCAGAGCTCATCCTCTACAAAGAAGCTGTGGAAAAGGCTTTGCGGTGTGAAAATGGtcattttgacctttttcttcGTTTCCTTTTAGGCCTGTCTCTGGAGTCCAATAAGATGCTGTTGAAACACCTAATGaccagcaacaaaacaaacagaaggacaAGAACAGATATTATTTCACACATCAAGGAGAGGATCAGGTCAAGTCAATTCCCAGACAGATGCCTCAATCTCTTTCACTGCCTGAATGAGCTGAACGACCACTCCCTTGTGGAGGAGATTCAGAGTTGCCTCAACTCGGGAAGTCTTAACAAAGCATCACTTTCACCTGCACAGTGGGCCACTCTGGTGTTTGTATTATTGACTTCAGAGGAAGAACTGAGTGTGTTTGAACTGAGCAACTACACTAGGTCCCAGGAAGGACTTATGAGGCTGCTGCCTGTTGTGAAAACAGCCCATGTGGCAAAGTAAGTGATTTTTCCAAAAGCAGGTATGCTACTTATATTAAAAATAGTTGACCTCAGGTCTCACATTATTTTTGGCATGAACATTTTGCGTTCTAGGAAACTTTAGAGAATTGACTTCACACTAGATAAGACTGTTGAACCTCTGACTGTGTGGATAGCTGTGGTCTGTTGTACTTGAGAGCACATCCTACTTAGAGCATGGAGTCACCACTAATTGGCAGTGCAGGCAAGATTATTTGCCTGGGTGCGGTTAAGAGcgaaaaaagcaaaaaggttAAGTAGGTAACAAGTAACAAAATTATTCTATATGGAAGAGTAAAAGAGTCAAGCGTGCAACTTAGAGTggctgtaatcaatattttcaaactgacaatttatcaaatgactgtgtaatttGAAAAGTGTCCCCTGTACTGACAAACCCTCAGAAAACGATCACCTGACtttgcagtttccctcagctttatggagcattttactgtctttcagcactttgtttttggggtttttggggcctccaattttactgttttggttcactctcaccaatCTCATAGTattgtttttggctgcagcacaaagctgttttaagcaaaaaagcTCACTTAACACTACCTGCCCCGCACCAAACTGTAGATAGACAAATTTAGCAACTATCTATGAACACGAGCATGAGCAataagcagctaaagagccagatatttgcCTTAGGACTTAGGAGCtaaagggagagtgaatattggacttgaaTTCATCAAGAGGACAAAAACACGACACCAAATAAATGATAACGTTACTGCTGGTTGTGTAAAtcggcaactgtttgctaacaagtctgtcatatcaacttaaaacgtgataatgtgtcagtgttgtgttcacagtttGTGTCCGCCGCACCACTTTGGCCAAAAACCTATTATTGTACGTTTAAGTGTTTTATCTCAAATATCAGTAACTTTAACTTATTCCAAAGCCTGTTATATGCCTGTCTTCGTGTggtaatacattttaaatctgcATGATGTTAGGTGGCTTGTCATGTTAAACCTACCCTAAAATTTGGTCAGTGTTTTCCTGAGATTATAGCTACTTAGCTCATATTCCAAGCAGGGGTGGATAATATGAAGTATGTCTAATCTCAACAGAAGGAGACCTTTCTTCATGACGTGATTTACCTCTCTCATACTGCCTTTCCTGTTCCAGGCTAAATGCTTGTAATCTCACTGTGACCTGCTGTCAAAACCTTGCAAATTGCATCAGCACATCCCAAATTAGAGAGCTGGACCTGAGTAACAATAACCTGACAGACTCAGGAATAATACTGCTCTCTGGTGGACTGAAGAACAGCAAAGTGGAGACACTGAGGTAGAAATCcatcacatttctttctttctttttctttctttttaaaagtcaaataaagATCTTTTTATCCTAAAGCTGTAAGCAAAtcgtttttaacattttctttatttgctctTCATTTAGACTGAGGAGCTGCAACCTAACAGAAAACAGCTCTGATGGCCTGGCCTCTTTAATCAGCTCAACATCCTGCCAGCTGAAAGCACTGGACCTCACTGACAATGACTTTCATGATGTAGGAGTCACAAGGCTTTCTGATGTACTCGGGAATCCTCACTGTAAACTGGAAATACTGACGTGAGTGCGCCcagtaaaattatttaaaaggaatatacagtacagagcCAAACATGCAAAACTCACTTGTCGCCGTCATTGGTATGGaaatcagttggatgaaatgTCCTGGTGTCTTTCCTTGAAGTTTGTCCCTGTGCAGAGTGACAGAGGAAGGCTGCGCTTTCCTGGCGTCTGCTTTGAACTCATCCCATCTGAGAGAGCTCGACCTGAGCTATAACCACCCAGGAAACTTCGGcctgcagctgctgtctgctctgcTAGATGACCCACAATGCAGCCTGCAGAAACTCAGGTAGTGACGGTGTCGACTACAACCTGAATGATGAATCAGCTTGCCTAAATTAGCTTATCACCGATATATAAAGATGTTGCAGTACAGATATACCAAAGAGGTAGTCTAGAAACCGTGTGGCCATTACACACTGTGGTTTGTCCACCACAGAGTACTGACAAGTTTGTCATACAACTATAAAATATCCATGTCACTGCATACAGTATCTTGTTCTCATTTCTTTAATACCAAACTTCGGGATTCctcatcaaaaatgtttatttcatgaGTTTACTTTGAAAAGTGAATATTAGCCAATTTATCAAACATCGATATCAGTATCGCcttaaaaatccagtatcatTCGGGCTTTAATGTCAACAGTCTAAAGTTAATAACtattaacttttttattttattaactgctgcatcaattttttttttttttaaactatccATTATAAGACTGGCAACAGGTATAGGCATGAAATACTAAATTAGTGGAGTACTCTCTTAACCATATTAATGATACAAGTgtccaaaaaaaccaaaaaaaaaccgaTGGTCTTTTGTTATGTTTTAGTGTGGAACAGTGTGGTGAATCCAGGATTCAGCCAGGTCCAAAGAAATGTGAGTAACCAGCACTTGGCACTTCTCTGTTTCCTTCTAAAGTCATAAAACAGCACCGAGTAACATATAGTACTGACTAACATTTTTAATCTGGTTAATCAGATATCAGCAAACTTACCTTGGACccaaacacagcacacaaagaCATTTCTCTGTCCgagggaaaaaggaaagcagagCGTTGGAATGACCAGCCTTATCCCGATCACCCAGAAAGGTTTGATTTCTGGAGACAGGTGTTGTGTAAGGAGGGACTGACCGGACGCTGCTACTGGGAGACAGAATGGTGCGGAAGAGCTTTCATAGGAGTAGCCTACAGATGGATGTGCAGGAAGGGAGAGGGTCACGACAGCTGGTTAGGCCGAAATGACTCTTCCTGGGGCCTGAGCTGCACCAAAGATGGCTACAGGACCTTGCAGAGAGGCATGAACACTGCCTTAACCACCCCACCCAGCTCCAATACAGTAGGAGTCTTTCTGGACTGGTCAGCGGGGACCCTGTCCTTCTACCGGGTCTCCTGTGGCACACTGACCCTCCTCTACACCTTCCAGACTACTTTCACAGAGCCACTCTACCCAGCGTTTCACCTTGGCTGGGTGGGCTCCACAATCTCCCTGTGCTAAATAATTACCAGGACATCGTCAACAGCTTCATATTCCTCCTGTCCACTGTCCACACTGACAACATGTAACATAATGTagtattttctttcctcctgcttttgagctgtaaacttCATTAAAGGGTCGGTTCACCCAAATAACAAAAGAACATGTTTTTCCCCTAGGTCTTAAGATATTGTTCTCTGAGACTTCTACTATACTGGGTTTTTGAGGCCAATACCAATATTTGAGTTATAAATATCTGATCATTTTTGGGcttaaattaatttccttttacatcaaattttaatatacacaaatatttgTGA
Protein-coding regions in this window:
- the LOC120793964 gene encoding NACHT, LRR and PYD domains-containing protein 3-like, with amino-acid sequence MDQKSVGDKTDEVSGGSVPSIQAVAPHFHPSFIAQSGSNVIAPSIIGSNIGNININITSTDQGSIVSSKEVLNHDTEDSCGALQLENKVAECQQKLKASLKRKFSHMLEEMTTEANKIPLNKIYTELYVTVGGSAEVNKEHEVRQIETASRIHVAQEKSIHCNQLFVPLPGRDHHIRTVITMGVAGIGKTVSVGKFTLDWAEEKANTNLEFVFPLSFRELNVMAKKTFSLVELLGVFFPETKNTGILTNGKNKMLFILDGLDESRLSMDFHKSEIMSDVTYPTTVAVLLTNLIRGRLLPLSLVWITSRPVASSQIPAEYIDRVTEVRGFNNPQKDEYFRKKIGDESLADRVIMHVKSCRSLHIMCHIPVFCWMAASVLEKKLATIDSKDTPKTLTEMYIYFLSLYVENMEKRLPGRRESNADCLRTNLISLGKLAFKELEKGHLIFYERDLILNGINVTEASMFSGVYTQIFSEELTLCKEKMFCFVHLSVQEFFAALYVFLTFNNDNINVLVKKSSASRRFLFRDSSELILYKEAVEKALRCENGHFDLFLRFLLGLSLESNKMLLKHLMTSNKTNRRTRTDIISHIKERIRSSQFPDRCLNLFHCLNELNDHSLVEEIQSCLNSGSLNKASLSPAQWATLVFVLLTSEEELSVFELSNYTRSQEGLMRLLPVVKTAHVAKLNACNLTVTCCQNLANCISTSQIRELDLSNNNLTDSGIILLSGGLKNSKVETLRLRSCNLTENSSDGLASLISSTSCQLKALDLTDNDFHDVGVTRLSDVLGNPHCKLEILTLSLCRVTEEGCAFLASALNSSHLRELDLSYNHPGNFGLQLLSALLDDPQCSLQKLSVEQCGESRIQPGPKKYISKLTLDPNTAHKDISLSEGKRKAERWNDQPYPDHPERFDFWRQVLCKEGLTGRCYWETEWCGRAFIGVAYRWMCRKGEGHDSWLGRNDSSWGLSCTKDGYRTLQRGMNTALTTPPSSNTVGVFLDWSAGTLSFYRVSCGTLTLLYTFQTTFTEPLYPAFHLGWVGSTISLC